A region of Ferviditalea candida DNA encodes the following proteins:
- a CDS encoding helix-turn-helix transcriptional regulator: protein MVVTLEALPRLFLIRATIPLICLMVLLSNSGSRLFLLGLFLVNALDVLGGFIAQLVWQPSLWDYRFAVMRDAAYALVFYIAFILSPQVPALVLVPSVLTELFVLFGFRVFYRAVILEIVLIFTRMAWIGYHHHRLLHPAWSIGICVASVIMGLLGLEITRLEELQNKIRRQREQLKETLTEMLTNTLSPNGLSDRVLKQEDISQMLEEICQAANRSKGREIGQRLAQVIAVKQTAANLLTPRELEVLGLASEKKSYRQIAQQLQVSEGTVRAHAASIMRKAEVHNREEMVEWARKHRLLSDTQGHSGASETSEAFHHS from the coding sequence ATGGTCGTCACACTTGAAGCGCTGCCTCGCCTCTTCTTAATTCGCGCTACCATTCCATTGATTTGCCTAATGGTTCTATTGTCCAATTCAGGTTCCCGTCTGTTTCTTCTTGGTCTCTTCCTTGTCAATGCTCTGGACGTGCTGGGAGGATTTATCGCACAGCTTGTATGGCAACCGAGTTTATGGGACTATCGATTTGCAGTGATGCGTGATGCAGCCTACGCCTTGGTATTCTATATCGCTTTTATACTGAGTCCCCAAGTCCCCGCTTTGGTTCTGGTCCCTTCAGTACTTACAGAACTATTCGTCCTCTTCGGCTTTCGCGTTTTTTATCGCGCTGTCATCCTTGAGATTGTACTTATCTTTACGCGAATGGCGTGGATCGGGTACCATCATCACCGTCTATTGCATCCGGCTTGGTCCATCGGGATTTGTGTTGCCAGTGTGATCATGGGACTGTTAGGTCTCGAAATCACACGGTTGGAAGAATTACAAAACAAGATCAGGCGTCAGCGTGAGCAGCTGAAAGAAACCCTTACCGAAATGCTCACAAACACTCTGTCCCCTAACGGTCTTAGTGACAGGGTATTAAAACAGGAAGATATCAGTCAAATGCTTGAAGAGATCTGCCAAGCGGCAAATCGCTCAAAAGGCCGAGAGATTGGCCAACGGTTGGCGCAGGTCATCGCGGTTAAGCAGACCGCGGCGAATCTTTTAACACCGCGTGAATTGGAAGTGCTTGGCCTGGCTTCTGAAAAAAAGTCGTACCGGCAAATTGCTCAGCAGCTACAGGTCAGTGAAGGAACTGTTCGAGCGCACGCGGCTAGTATTATGCGTAAAGCGGAGGTGCATAACCGCGAAGAAATGGTCGAATGGGCTCGCAAGCATCGACTTTTATCCGACACACAGGGCCACAGCGGCGCATCGGAAACCTCCGAGGCGTTTCACCACTCATAA
- a CDS encoding G1 family glutamic endopeptidase: MQLWRYKTKKGRGHRVRIPHEVQQAEFIGASQFGWSSTNWSGYAVSSSDKGAYSSVSGSWTVPAVKAPPIQPVTPWQKVLQFILSLLGISTGKDVYSASWIGIDGFNNSNLIQTGTAQNYVNGKTQYYAWWEILPNPETVIDPSKYPVNAGDKMQANISKQSDGTWTIQLIDWTQGWTFAKKGVNYTGPQTSAEWIEEAPEVNLGIAALADYGETAFQSCMVNGGNPQLTAGDGGVMYQNNQVVSIPSLPGPQQNDFNIAYGSQMPKPPSS, translated from the coding sequence ATGCAACTATGGAGATACAAAACGAAAAAAGGCCGGGGACACAGGGTCCGAATCCCGCATGAAGTTCAGCAAGCCGAATTCATCGGCGCCTCACAGTTTGGCTGGTCTTCGACTAACTGGTCCGGTTACGCTGTCAGCAGCTCAGACAAAGGAGCGTATTCCAGCGTGTCCGGCAGTTGGACCGTGCCTGCCGTAAAAGCTCCGCCAATCCAGCCCGTTACACCGTGGCAGAAGGTTTTGCAGTTTATCCTTTCCTTGCTAGGAATTTCAACGGGTAAAGACGTGTACTCTGCATCATGGATCGGCATTGACGGATTCAACAACAGTAATCTGATCCAAACGGGAACGGCGCAAAACTATGTGAACGGAAAAACTCAATACTACGCATGGTGGGAAATTTTGCCCAATCCGGAAACCGTCATTGACCCATCGAAGTATCCCGTTAACGCAGGTGACAAGATGCAGGCGAACATCTCCAAACAGTCCGATGGAACATGGACAATCCAACTGATTGACTGGACACAAGGATGGACATTTGCAAAGAAAGGTGTCAATTACACCGGTCCACAGACGTCGGCCGAGTGGATTGAAGAGGCGCCAGAGGTGAATTTGGGTATTGCTGCTTTGGCTGATTATGGTGAAACGGCTTTTCAGTCTTGCATGGTCAACGGTGGGAATCCCCAACTGACAGCGGGCGACGGCGGGGTTATGTACCAAAATAATCAAGTGGTGTCGATTCCATCGCTGCCCGGTCCCCAACAGAATGATTTCAATATCGCGTATGGATCCCAAATGCCAAAGCCCCCGTCATCATGA